Proteins encoded together in one Shewanella oneidensis MR-1 window:
- a CDS encoding MFS transporter yields MGNNGLSGTEKKVAFSLASVFGLRMMGLFMIMPVFALYGQHLEGFSPLWVGIAIGAYGLTQAVLQIPMGILSDKYGRKPVILAGLVVFAIGSVIAANAETIYGVVFGRAVQGMGAIAAAVLALAADLTRDEQRTKVMAIIGMCIGLSFALSLLMGPIVAQHLGLTGLFWLTALLAILGMLLIQFLVPNPITQAPKGDTLATPAKLKRMFFEPQLFRLNAGIFILHLVLTAVFVALPLDLVDAGLVKEKHWMLYFPAFVGAFFLMVPLIIIGVKRKNTKAMFQIALVIMMFALAAMAIFASNLWVLSVAVLLFFTGFNYLEASLPSLIAKFCPVGEKGSAMGVYSTSQFLGAFCGGMLGGGAFQLVGAVGVFIVALVLMGIWLLLTLGMKNPVLLKSYTLEAAVKDKNQARDMAAQLSQLMGVVEAIVVLDEKVAYLKVDEHFDLREARAVLGSAQ; encoded by the coding sequence ATGGGTAACAACGGACTTTCAGGAACCGAGAAAAAAGTCGCGTTTTCTTTAGCCAGTGTATTTGGTTTACGCATGATGGGCTTGTTTATGATCATGCCCGTCTTTGCACTTTATGGTCAGCATCTAGAAGGTTTTTCACCCCTTTGGGTGGGTATCGCCATCGGTGCCTATGGCTTAACTCAGGCGGTTTTGCAGATCCCCATGGGGATTTTATCCGATAAATATGGTCGTAAGCCTGTCATTCTCGCTGGGTTAGTGGTGTTTGCTATCGGCAGTGTCATTGCCGCCAATGCTGAAACCATCTATGGCGTTGTATTTGGCCGGGCTGTACAAGGAATGGGCGCGATTGCCGCAGCCGTATTAGCTCTTGCGGCGGACTTAACGCGGGATGAGCAGCGCACTAAAGTCATGGCGATTATCGGCATGTGTATCGGGCTTTCTTTTGCGCTCTCATTGTTAATGGGACCTATCGTCGCGCAGCATCTTGGGTTGACTGGATTATTTTGGTTAACGGCGTTATTGGCGATTTTGGGAATGTTGCTGATCCAGTTTTTAGTGCCTAATCCAATTACTCAGGCACCCAAAGGGGATACTTTAGCGACTCCAGCAAAGCTCAAACGTATGTTTTTTGAGCCGCAACTATTTAGGCTTAACGCAGGCATTTTTATTCTGCATTTAGTGTTAACCGCAGTGTTTGTGGCCTTGCCACTCGATTTAGTCGATGCAGGTTTAGTCAAAGAAAAACACTGGATGCTGTATTTCCCTGCGTTTGTGGGCGCTTTCTTTTTGATGGTGCCATTAATTATTATCGGGGTTAAGCGTAAGAATACTAAAGCGATGTTCCAAATTGCCTTAGTCATTATGATGTTTGCTCTTGCGGCGATGGCGATTTTCGCCAGCAACCTTTGGGTATTGAGTGTGGCCGTGCTGCTGTTTTTTACTGGTTTTAACTACCTTGAGGCTTCATTACCGAGCTTAATTGCCAAATTTTGCCCTGTCGGTGAAAAGGGCTCAGCGATGGGCGTTTATTCAACTAGCCAATTTTTAGGGGCTTTTTGTGGCGGCATGCTCGGTGGCGGTGCGTTCCAATTAGTCGGTGCCGTTGGGGTGTTTATTGTGGCGCTGGTACTGATGGGCATTTGGTTATTACTTACCTTGGGGATGAAAAATCCTGTACTGCTTAAGAGTTACACCCTAGAGGCAGCGGTAAAAGATAAAAACCAAGCCCGTGATATGGCGGCGCAGTTGTCGCAATTAATGGGCGTGGTCGAAGCGATTGTGGTGCTCGATGAGAAAGTCGCTTATCTCAAGGTTGACGAGCATTTCGATTTAAGAGAAGCCCGAGCTGTGTTAGGCTCTGCTCAATAA
- a CDS encoding M28 family peptidase has protein sequence MDNVALAPPHQLVTAVYQSIHRSLLRILAMGMCVGLTACATHPAEYTCSSESIRLNWAASAELEQTVQTLSSAQLMGRKTQTEGAAKTRDYLNNQFQQLGLKPWGKTFEVPFKYSTLLTQEAGINMVALAPALTPSNQWRIVVAHYDHLGMTGSKIYHGADDNASGVAALLALAAHWQEQQIAAPNSLPNINLMFVATDAEEPGLFGSTALVEQLKQRMPEAEFELMLNLDMIGHPSRPYAIYLEGSRYFYQFPQFRPMLNQHNGLCIKLSHPKPVGRSIQSTDWLRASDHYAFHKAKIPWLYFGVPTHPQYHTPEDTPETLDYVFLAAVTESAFELIKLNSNFLKN, from the coding sequence ATGGACAATGTAGCGCTAGCGCCTCCCCATCAGCTCGTCACAGCTGTTTATCAAAGCATACACAGGAGCTTATTGCGCATTTTAGCGATGGGCATGTGCGTGGGACTAACGGCCTGTGCCACTCACCCCGCTGAATACACTTGCTCTTCTGAGTCGATTCGACTGAATTGGGCCGCGTCAGCAGAACTTGAGCAAACAGTACAAACACTCAGCTCAGCACAATTGATGGGGCGTAAAACCCAAACGGAAGGGGCAGCTAAAACTCGCGACTATTTGAACAACCAGTTTCAGCAACTAGGGCTTAAACCTTGGGGAAAGACCTTCGAGGTGCCCTTCAAATATTCGACTTTATTGACACAAGAAGCGGGGATAAATATGGTCGCCCTAGCCCCTGCGCTCACCCCAAGCAATCAATGGCGTATTGTTGTCGCTCATTATGATCACCTGGGTATGACGGGTAGCAAGATTTACCACGGCGCCGACGATAATGCCTCTGGGGTTGCCGCATTATTGGCACTTGCCGCCCACTGGCAAGAACAACAAATTGCCGCCCCAAACTCGCTCCCCAACATCAACTTAATGTTTGTCGCGACCGATGCCGAAGAGCCCGGACTGTTTGGCAGTACGGCCTTAGTGGAGCAACTCAAGCAGCGAATGCCTGAAGCGGAATTTGAACTTATGCTCAATCTCGATATGATTGGCCATCCGAGTCGCCCTTACGCCATTTACCTTGAGGGCAGCCGCTACTTTTATCAATTTCCCCAATTTAGGCCAATGCTAAACCAACACAATGGCCTTTGTATTAAACTCAGCCACCCCAAACCCGTGGGCAGAAGTATCCAGAGCACAGATTGGCTCAGAGCATCTGATCATTACGCCTTCCATAAGGCTAAGATCCCTTGGCTTTATTTTGGCGTCCCCACCCATCCGCAATATCATACGCCAGAGGATACGCCAGAAACCTTGGACTATGTTTTTCTCGCAGCAGTAACAGAATCTGCTTTTGAACTCATTAAACTCAATAGCAACTTTTTGAAAAACTAG
- the ssb gene encoding single-stranded DNA-binding protein, with protein sequence MASRGVNKVILVGNLGQDPEVRYMPNGNAVANITVATSESWKDQQGQQQERTEWHRVVLFGKLAEITGEYLRKGSQVYLEGKLQTRKWKDQSGQDRYSTEVVIDQSGSMQMLGSRNQGGQGAPMGGMPQNGGYQSAPQQAAPAQNQYAPAPQAAPAYQAPAPQPQSGYNQPPAQQSYGQQQAQPHVQPHAQPQQGGYAPKPAAPAYQAPAAPAQRPAPQPQQNFTPDLDDGWDDDIPF encoded by the coding sequence ATGGCCAGTCGTGGTGTTAACAAGGTAATTTTGGTTGGCAATTTGGGACAAGATCCAGAAGTACGTTACATGCCAAACGGTAACGCAGTCGCTAACATTACAGTGGCGACCAGCGAATCGTGGAAGGACCAACAAGGTCAACAGCAAGAACGTACTGAATGGCACCGTGTGGTTCTGTTTGGAAAATTAGCTGAAATCACTGGTGAGTACCTGCGTAAAGGTTCGCAGGTTTACCTCGAAGGTAAATTGCAAACCCGTAAGTGGAAAGACCAAAGTGGCCAAGACCGTTACTCAACGGAAGTGGTGATTGATCAAAGCGGTAGCATGCAAATGCTAGGTAGCCGCAACCAAGGTGGTCAAGGTGCCCCAATGGGGGGGATGCCACAAAACGGCGGTTACCAATCAGCCCCACAACAAGCTGCTCCTGCGCAAAACCAATACGCGCCAGCACCGCAAGCGGCTCCGGCTTATCAAGCACCAGCGCCACAACCTCAATCTGGCTACAATCAGCCTCCAGCTCAGCAAAGCTATGGTCAGCAACAGGCGCAACCCCATGTTCAGCCTCACGCTCAGCCACAGCAGGGCGGTTATGCACCTAAGCCTGCAGCTCCGGCGTATCAAGCGCCAGCGGCTCCTGCACAGCGCCCTGCGCCACAGCCACAGCAAAACTTTACTCCAGATTTGGATGACGGTTGGGACGACGATATCCCGTTCTAG
- a CDS encoding DMT family transporter yields the protein MNQSHSGPLANNHAQLGLLFISVAVLFWGMLPIALKLSGSFIDPVTLTWFRFLVALIVSILVQWSAGSLKQFAALDAKVWLRLILAGLFLMLNYVSFVYSLDYLAPGAAQLNFQTSPFFLAFGGVLFFKERLNAIQLSCFASLALGMLMFFHPFLDFSATDNHEIWLGVMIVQFSALSWTTYALLQKSLLNRLSPANVLLVIYALGIFAMAPFSDFSQFAQMNSFDWQVALFCAANTLIAYGCFGQSMKYWPTAQVSAMLALTPVFSFSATALVVSIGWWPEVFRADELDALSLFGIGVIIVSVMVVQLLPLYRQRRARRLQPI from the coding sequence GTGAATCAAAGCCATTCAGGCCCCTTGGCAAATAACCATGCTCAATTGGGATTATTGTTTATTTCTGTCGCCGTGCTGTTTTGGGGCATGTTACCCATAGCGCTTAAGCTATCGGGGAGTTTTATCGATCCGGTGACCTTGACTTGGTTCCGGTTTTTAGTGGCGCTCATCGTCAGTATTTTGGTGCAGTGGAGCGCGGGCAGTTTAAAGCAGTTTGCGGCACTCGATGCCAAGGTTTGGCTCAGGCTTATCCTCGCCGGACTGTTTTTAATGCTTAACTATGTGTCATTCGTCTATTCCCTCGACTATTTAGCCCCGGGCGCGGCGCAGCTTAATTTTCAAACCTCGCCGTTTTTTCTCGCCTTTGGCGGCGTGTTGTTTTTTAAAGAACGCTTGAATGCGATACAGCTGAGTTGTTTTGCTTCCTTAGCTTTAGGGATGTTAATGTTTTTCCATCCCTTTTTAGATTTTTCGGCAACTGATAATCATGAGATCTGGCTTGGGGTGATGATAGTGCAGTTTTCGGCACTGTCATGGACCACATACGCACTGCTGCAAAAGTCACTGTTGAACCGTTTGTCCCCTGCCAACGTACTCTTGGTTATCTATGCCTTAGGTATTTTTGCGATGGCGCCCTTTAGCGACTTTAGCCAATTTGCGCAAATGAATAGCTTTGACTGGCAAGTGGCGCTGTTTTGCGCCGCGAATACCTTGATTGCCTATGGCTGTTTTGGGCAATCAATGAAGTATTGGCCGACGGCGCAGGTGAGCGCCATGTTGGCGTTAACGCCAGTATTTAGCTTTAGCGCCACGGCGTTAGTGGTGAGTATCGGTTGGTGGCCTGAAGTGTTTAGGGCCGATGAGTTAGATGCTTTATCGCTCTTTGGCATAGGTGTGATTATTGTCTCTGTGATGGTGGTGCAGTTGCTGCCCCTGTATCGCCAGCGCCGCGCGAGACGTTTACAACCCATTTAA
- a CDS encoding DEAD/DEAH box helicase produces MSSDERTFRELGLSENLLRALDELGYEKPTPIQSASIDPLMAGKDILGQAQTGTGKTGAFALPLLNKVTSQTTPQILVLAPTRELAVQVAEAFSSYAKFMKNFHVLPIYGGQSMQQQLNALKRGPQVIVGTPGRVMDHMRRGTLKLETLQALVLDEADEMLKMGFIDDIEWILEHTPPQRQLALFSATMPEQIKRVANKHLKNATNISIAASHTTVDSIEQRFVQVSQHNKLEALVRVLEVENTEGIIIFVRTRNSCVELAEKLEARGYASSPLHGDMNQQARERAVEQLKNGKLDILIATDVAARGLDVERIGHVVNYDIPYDTEAYVHRIGRTGRAGRTGMAILFVTSREMRMLRTIERATNSRISPMKVPSPETVAERRLSRLGEQLAQTMNNDLEFMREAVAQLCQQLEVDTDLLAAALLHQVQQERPLQLPAIQERVRDERSERSERGSDRGAERGERRSRESRPMPASLGSAEALKDNPDLKMCRYVIDVGRENGVGVGNIVGAIANEANIDSRYIGAIQLYDSVTTVDLPDGMPKDVLQHLKKVRVCGKPLNIREAGDQVFVDSGRGARSDRRPRSDRPAGDRKPRAASGDKPFADRKPRSDKPAGERRPRKPREE; encoded by the coding sequence ATGTCATCCGATGAAAGAACTTTCCGTGAACTCGGCCTATCCGAGAATTTGTTGCGTGCTCTTGACGAGCTAGGTTACGAAAAACCAACGCCAATCCAATCAGCCAGTATTGATCCACTTATGGCTGGCAAAGATATTTTAGGTCAAGCGCAAACAGGTACAGGTAAAACTGGCGCCTTCGCGCTGCCGCTACTAAACAAAGTCACCAGCCAAACAACACCGCAAATTTTAGTACTCGCACCAACGCGTGAACTAGCGGTTCAGGTTGCTGAAGCATTCAGTAGCTATGCCAAATTTATGAAGAATTTCCATGTACTGCCAATTTACGGCGGTCAAAGCATGCAACAACAGTTGAATGCCCTTAAGCGTGGCCCGCAAGTGATCGTGGGTACACCGGGTCGTGTTATGGACCATATGCGCCGTGGCACTCTGAAACTGGAAACCTTGCAAGCCCTCGTTCTCGATGAAGCCGACGAAATGTTAAAAATGGGCTTTATCGATGATATCGAATGGATTCTGGAACACACTCCACCACAACGCCAACTTGCCTTGTTCTCGGCAACCATGCCAGAGCAAATTAAGCGGGTTGCTAACAAGCATTTAAAAAATGCGACTAATATCAGCATCGCTGCAAGTCACACCACAGTTGACTCAATCGAGCAACGTTTTGTGCAGGTGTCACAGCACAATAAATTAGAAGCCTTAGTACGCGTATTAGAAGTTGAAAATACTGAAGGTATTATCATCTTCGTTCGTACCCGTAACTCATGCGTTGAATTAGCTGAAAAACTTGAAGCCCGTGGCTATGCCTCATCACCACTACACGGTGATATGAACCAGCAAGCCCGTGAGCGCGCGGTTGAGCAGCTTAAAAACGGCAAGCTAGACATTCTGATCGCAACTGACGTTGCGGCCCGAGGTCTGGACGTTGAGCGTATCGGCCACGTAGTTAACTACGATATCCCTTACGATACTGAAGCTTACGTACACCGTATTGGTCGTACTGGCCGTGCGGGTCGTACCGGTATGGCGATTCTGTTCGTCACCAGCCGTGAAATGCGTATGCTGCGCACCATCGAGCGCGCAACCAACAGCCGTATTTCGCCAATGAAAGTGCCAAGCCCAGAGACGGTTGCAGAACGTCGTCTGTCTCGCTTAGGTGAGCAGCTCGCTCAAACCATGAATAACGATCTCGAATTTATGCGTGAAGCGGTTGCCCAGTTATGCCAGCAACTTGAAGTAGATACGGATCTGCTCGCGGCTGCCCTGCTGCACCAAGTTCAGCAGGAACGTCCATTGCAATTACCTGCGATTCAAGAGCGTGTTCGCGATGAACGCAGTGAGCGCAGCGAACGTGGTTCAGACCGTGGCGCTGAGCGTGGTGAACGCCGTAGCCGTGAATCACGTCCAATGCCAGCAAGCTTAGGCAGCGCTGAAGCGTTAAAAGACAATCCAGACCTGAAAATGTGCCGTTATGTGATCGACGTAGGTCGTGAAAATGGCGTAGGTGTAGGCAATATCGTTGGCGCCATCGCAAACGAAGCCAATATCGACAGCCGTTATATCGGTGCAATCCAACTTTATGATTCAGTGACAACTGTTGACCTGCCAGACGGCATGCCAAAAGATGTACTACAACACCTCAAGAAAGTGCGTGTGTGTGGTAAGCCATTGAATATCCGTGAAGCTGGCGACCAAGTCTTTGTTGACTCTGGCCGTGGCGCCCGTAGCGACCGTCGTCCACGTAGCGACCGCCCAGCGGGTGATCGCAAGCCACGTGCAGCGTCTGGTGACAAACCGTTTGCAGACCGCAAACCACGTTCAGACAAGCCAGCAGGCGAGCGTAGACCACGTAAACCACGCGAAGAGTAA
- the uvrA gene encoding excinuclease ABC subunit UvrA encodes MDKIEIRGARTHNLKNINLTIPRDKLIVITGLSGSGKSSLAFDTLYAEGQRRYVESLSAYARQFLSLMEKPDVDHIEGLSPAISIEQKSTSHNPRSTVGTITEIYDYLRLLFARVGEPRCPTHGQPLAAQTVSQMVDKVLEMPEDSRLMLLAPVVNGRKGEHVKLLEGLSAQGYIRARIDGEVCDLTDPPTLDLHVKHTIEVVVDRFKVRSDIQQRLAESFETALELSGGIAVVASMDEGTTEELIFSANFACPHCGYSMAELEPRIFSFNNPAGACPTCDGLGVQQFFDPDRVITNPELSLAGGAIRGWDRRNFYYFQMLSSLADHYKFDVEAPFEQLSDKVRKIVLYGSGKDSIAFKYINDRGDVVVRNHPFEGILNNMDRRYRETESNAVRDELAKFINTQACQSCGGSRLREEARHVFIGDLNLPKLTVWSIGEALDYFDKLEFTGQKAQIAEKILKEVRDRLGFLVNVGLNYLSLSRSAETLSGGEAQRIRLASQIGAGLVGVMYVLDEPSIGLHQRDNERLLQTLIHLRDLGNTVIVVEHDEDAIRMADHIIDIGPGAGVHGGEVICDGPIEKIIACDESVTGQYISGKRNIHISTPRTPFDPKQVIELYGARGNNLRNVDLTIPIGLFTCVTGVSGSGKSTLINDTFFKIAHKMLNGATVDEPAPYDRIVGMEQCDKVVDIDQSPIGRTPRSNPATYTGIFTPIREIFAGTQESRTRGYQVGRFSFNVKGGRCEACQGDGLIKVEMHFLPDVYVPCDACKGKRYNRETLEVRYKGKNIHEVLQMTVEDAREFFDAVPAIARKLQTLMDVGLSYVRLGQSATTLSGGEAQRVKLAKELSKRDTGKTLYILDEPTTGLHFADIQLLLDVLHRLKSHGNTIVVIEHNLDVIKTADWIIDLGPEGGGGGGTILATGTPEDVALHPTSHTARFLKPLLERDAQLTKQQ; translated from the coding sequence ATGGATAAGATTGAAATACGCGGTGCACGAACCCACAATCTCAAAAATATCAACCTGACTATCCCAAGGGATAAGTTAATCGTTATCACAGGATTATCGGGATCAGGCAAATCTTCCTTAGCATTTGATACCTTATATGCCGAAGGCCAACGACGTTACGTTGAGTCTCTATCTGCCTACGCCCGCCAATTCTTAAGCTTGATGGAAAAACCCGATGTCGATCATATCGAAGGCTTAAGCCCGGCGATTTCCATCGAACAAAAATCGACGTCACATAACCCGCGCTCAACCGTGGGCACAATCACTGAGATTTACGACTATCTACGACTACTGTTTGCCCGTGTGGGCGAACCCCGCTGCCCCACCCACGGCCAACCTTTAGCGGCTCAAACCGTGAGTCAGATGGTGGATAAAGTATTAGAAATGCCCGAGGATAGCCGCTTAATGCTGCTAGCCCCCGTGGTTAACGGTCGTAAGGGTGAGCACGTTAAATTACTCGAGGGCTTATCGGCGCAGGGTTATATCCGCGCCCGTATCGACGGTGAAGTCTGCGACTTAACCGATCCGCCAACCCTAGATTTACACGTTAAACACACCATCGAAGTAGTAGTCGATCGCTTTAAAGTTCGCAGCGATATCCAGCAGCGCCTTGCTGAATCCTTTGAAACCGCACTCGAACTCTCGGGTGGGATTGCTGTGGTCGCTAGTATGGATGAAGGGACAACGGAAGAATTAATCTTCTCCGCCAACTTCGCCTGTCCGCACTGCGGCTATTCGATGGCCGAGCTCGAGCCACGGATTTTCTCCTTTAACAACCCAGCCGGTGCTTGCCCAACCTGTGATGGGTTAGGGGTACAACAGTTTTTCGACCCAGACAGAGTGATCACCAATCCTGAGTTATCCCTGGCTGGCGGCGCGATTCGCGGCTGGGATAGACGTAACTTCTATTACTTCCAGATGTTAAGTTCGCTCGCCGACCACTATAAGTTCGATGTCGAAGCCCCCTTCGAACAGCTATCGGATAAAGTGAGAAAAATCGTCCTCTACGGTTCAGGTAAAGACAGCATCGCCTTCAAATACATCAACGACCGTGGCGACGTCGTGGTGCGTAATCATCCCTTTGAAGGCATTTTAAATAATATGGACAGGCGTTACCGCGAAACCGAAAGTAACGCGGTGCGCGATGAGTTAGCCAAGTTTATCAACACCCAAGCTTGCCAAAGCTGTGGCGGCTCGCGTCTGCGTGAAGAAGCCCGCCACGTGTTTATAGGCGATCTTAACCTGCCGAAACTGACTGTGTGGTCAATTGGCGAAGCCCTAGATTATTTCGACAAACTCGAGTTCACTGGCCAAAAAGCCCAAATTGCTGAAAAAATCCTCAAGGAAGTGCGCGACCGTTTAGGTTTCCTCGTCAATGTTGGCCTCAACTATTTAAGCCTATCGCGCTCAGCCGAAACCCTCTCGGGCGGTGAAGCGCAGCGTATTCGCTTAGCCAGTCAAATTGGTGCAGGGCTTGTCGGCGTGATGTATGTCCTCGATGAGCCATCCATCGGTTTGCATCAAAGGGATAATGAGCGTCTGCTGCAAACCCTGATCCACCTGCGGGATTTAGGCAACACAGTGATTGTGGTGGAGCACGATGAAGATGCGATTCGCATGGCGGATCATATTATCGATATCGGCCCAGGCGCTGGCGTGCACGGCGGCGAAGTGATTTGTGATGGTCCCATTGAGAAAATCATCGCCTGTGACGAGTCCGTCACTGGCCAGTACATTTCGGGTAAACGCAATATTCATATCAGTACCCCACGCACGCCGTTCGATCCCAAACAGGTAATTGAGCTCTATGGTGCCCGCGGTAATAACCTGCGTAATGTCGATTTAACCATTCCAATAGGCTTATTCACCTGCGTGACAGGGGTATCGGGCTCAGGCAAATCAACCCTGATAAACGACACCTTCTTCAAGATCGCCCATAAAATGTTAAACGGCGCCACCGTTGACGAACCAGCGCCTTACGATCGGATTGTCGGCATGGAACAATGCGATAAAGTGGTCGATATCGACCAAAGCCCGATTGGCCGGACTCCGCGATCAAACCCCGCCACTTATACTGGCATCTTTACCCCAATTCGGGAGATTTTTGCCGGAACGCAGGAATCCCGTACCCGTGGTTATCAGGTCGGGCGCTTTTCCTTTAACGTTAAGGGTGGCCGCTGCGAGGCCTGCCAAGGCGATGGTTTAATTAAAGTCGAAATGCACTTCCTACCCGATGTGTATGTGCCCTGCGATGCCTGTAAGGGCAAACGTTATAACCGCGAAACCTTAGAAGTGCGTTATAAAGGCAAGAATATCCACGAAGTACTGCAAATGACGGTAGAAGATGCACGCGAATTTTTCGATGCTGTACCTGCGATTGCCCGTAAACTGCAAACCCTAATGGATGTGGGCTTGTCTTACGTGCGGTTAGGTCAGAGCGCAACGACGCTGTCAGGCGGTGAGGCCCAAAGGGTAAAACTGGCCAAGGAACTATCCAAACGCGATACGGGTAAAACCTTGTATATCTTGGATGAACCGACCACGGGCTTGCACTTTGCTGATATCCAATTGCTACTGGATGTACTGCATCGACTCAAATCCCACGGCAACACGATTGTGGTAATTGAGCATAATCTGGACGTGATTAAAACCGCAGATTGGATTATCGACTTAGGCCCAGAGGGCGGCGGTGGCGGCGGCACAATCCTCGCCACAGGTACGCCAGAAGACGTCGCTCTACATCCTACCTCACACACGGCCCGTTTCTTAAAGCCGCTGCTGGAGCGTGATGCACAGCTAACCAAACAGCAGTAG
- a CDS encoding hydratase — translation MSPIDTKAQLESINAAAQELAQRRAKGEAGALLQEALRPKDFSQAFAIQQTIAQQFSAQGNPIAGWKCLLPTAEKTVVAPIYQQDVYLQTAECPLYPSSKGLARVEPELAFEIGNDLPPRATPYSEAEIDAALGKTRLALELIKSRYQNPSEANHFDALADGLVNQGLWLGPELSTPAEIETGHFALSVAIAHNDQQQTETLKKAAVHPNGFPKAGLYWLVNFLSAQGIGLTRGQYVITGSYAGVLDLPLNQTCQFHYGDLGQFSLQFVEKVMK, via the coding sequence ATGTCACCAATAGACACTAAAGCACAGCTTGAGTCCATTAATGCCGCGGCACAAGAACTCGCACAAAGACGCGCCAAAGGTGAAGCGGGCGCCCTGTTGCAAGAAGCGTTAAGACCCAAGGATTTCTCTCAGGCTTTTGCCATCCAGCAAACCATTGCGCAGCAATTTAGCGCCCAAGGTAATCCGATTGCGGGTTGGAAGTGCCTACTCCCAACAGCAGAAAAAACTGTAGTGGCGCCTATCTATCAACAAGATGTGTATCTGCAAACCGCCGAGTGTCCGCTTTATCCTTCAAGCAAAGGACTTGCCCGTGTCGAACCCGAGCTCGCCTTTGAAATCGGCAACGATTTACCGCCACGAGCCACGCCCTATTCAGAGGCAGAAATCGACGCCGCCCTAGGTAAAACTCGCCTCGCCTTAGAGCTCATCAAAAGTCGTTATCAAAACCCCAGCGAAGCCAATCACTTCGATGCCCTCGCCGATGGATTAGTCAATCAAGGTTTATGGTTAGGGCCAGAACTATCTACACCAGCCGAGATAGAAACAGGCCATTTTGCTCTAAGCGTTGCAATTGCCCATAACGACCAGCAACAGACTGAAACACTGAAAAAAGCGGCGGTTCATCCAAATGGTTTCCCTAAGGCCGGACTCTACTGGTTAGTCAACTTTTTATCCGCCCAAGGGATTGGCTTAACCCGAGGACAATATGTGATCACAGGCTCCTATGCCGGTGTATTAGATTTGCCACTCAATCAAACCTGCCAGTTCCACTACGGTGATTTAGGCCAATTTAGTTTGCAGTTTGTAGAGAAAGTAATGAAATAA
- a CDS encoding HAD family hydrolase translates to MITRLTDIELEQIRGVIFDLDGTLAHSNPDFKGLRAALGIGSGTDILEHIHSLETTVAKMQALEIVHDYELESSRQASWIEGAQALIAFLKTRQLPLAILTRNMPEAAKITIEKLGIDIPLVLTRYDAEPKPHPQGIYLICEQWQLNPADILYVGDYLFDLQTAQNAGSRCALYCPEDVPDYAQAADLLVSCYHSLIQAWPK, encoded by the coding sequence GTGATCACACGCCTGACCGATATTGAATTAGAACAGATCCGCGGGGTGATTTTCGATCTCGACGGTACGCTTGCCCATTCAAACCCTGACTTTAAAGGCTTAAGGGCGGCATTAGGTATCGGATCGGGTACCGATATTCTCGAGCATATACATAGCCTTGAGACCACAGTGGCCAAGATGCAGGCGCTCGAGATTGTCCATGACTATGAGCTTGAAAGCTCGCGCCAAGCGAGCTGGATTGAAGGGGCACAGGCGCTGATTGCGTTTTTAAAGACAAGGCAACTGCCGCTGGCGATTTTGACCCGCAATATGCCCGAGGCGGCCAAAATTACCATTGAAAAACTCGGTATTGATATCCCCTTAGTACTGACCCGTTACGATGCCGAGCCTAAACCTCACCCGCAGGGGATCTACTTGATTTGCGAGCAATGGCAGTTGAATCCGGCGGATATCTTGTATGTGGGGGATTACCTATTCGATCTGCAAACCGCGCAAAACGCCGGTAGCCGCTGCGCCCTCTACTGCCCAGAAGACGTGCCCGACTATGCCCAAGCGGCGGATTTACTGGTCTCTTGCTACCACAGCCTGATTCAAGCATGGCCTAAATAA